Sequence from the Leptidea sinapis chromosome 43, ilLepSina1.1, whole genome shotgun sequence genome:
AGTAAATAATCTAATATGAGGTGTACAATATGTGTATAttaactatatgtttaaaatatacttaatttttcttcttttaaaaagcAATAACTTTTTTCACAAAGAGCTCTTAGAAGAGCCGACACATAAAAATTGGCGTATCAAAGAAAAAAGTTTCagaattgaatttattatttcctcATAAGCAATGTACTGAATCCTAAAACAGTCTTTTGTACAAAGTTTTACTTAATCTCGCGTTAAGATCGTGTTATCTTACTTTTTTTGTATTgaaggtaatatttttttttttgtttgttgtacTTTTGATATAACCACAGATTTTACACTTTTTAAACTTTCTGATAGTGAGATAGTTATATTATCACCATTCATTACAATACTAATGCCACATCCAAACGTTACATGTTTGTGTAGAACAGTACGGCTAAGTATGAAGTGTTGTCGGTCGGTTCTGGGTTCAAGAGCTCCGTGCTATATCTACGCCACCTTGTGGCAATGCTGGCTCATGTGAATTTacccttaaatatttatataaaactcaCTTTGTTAACGTTCTATTTGTACTTCAACGTTGAGTGTTTCTGTATGCTAATTGGCATTTGAGTTTAATTTGATTCTGTATACGTCGCAATAAGTTCTGTTGGGTTTTAATCAGAAGAACAAGATGACTGAAATTCTTGCAGAAGTATGTAATGAAAAATGAGAGTAGAAACTCtcatttttttgtttcatatttttttagaaatatgaAACGTTTATACGATTACGTACATTGTTGTCCACCTgtcttcataaaatattaattaattgccctaacggccatctgtccgttgaaatTCCTGGCTCACCGCCACTCCAGTTTCGCATTCGTTTGGACTATGACTTTGGTTCAGGAGAACTGTAAAGAACAGAAAAGGAAACCATAGGAACGGATcatctcatttctgattcgatctcgggggaaacttcgagcatagccTTATTATGATGACATCCTTAAGAACGtattcgcactacgtccgatcagagtccgatccgtatccgtgaaatcACGGAGTAGTTGTAAagctatttctatggtagtacgcactagatccggctttcgtcatccgatttctttccgtcaaccgtatatacagttctacgactactttcgaccgtgttttcacggctacggatcggactctgatcggacgtagtgcgaaagcgctcttagtcTCTGATCAGAGATCGTCCTATTAGTTATAATACTATGTATTTATAGAGCAATTCAATCGTGTCTATATTATCAATTCTCATTGCAATCCTTATCATTGCAAATACTGGTACGGTTGGGTACTCTGATGAGTATGTGTAACACAAGTGCTCTAAAATTACTGTTGTAAATTGGACAAAtgcattcaataataatattgaaaactcCATGTTTTCGAACTATTTCAGCCAGAAAGAGAAGATAACcctgacgatcggtcctgcgctgccctcatccaacctactacGGCAATCTTgcgggggcctaccaacaccacGATttgcggtacgtggtcgccatcgCCTCGAACTCTCCTCTTCTCTCTCTtctctgccccaacggccatctgtccgttgagctatataccttgcccactgccacttcagtttcgcaaccatttgggctatgtcagtgactttggtaaGTTTCTTTGTTAAGTTTTCAAACATTGATCGATATTTTCACATCTGAATAAAAACATAGTGTCGTGACATTTTTCATCGAGAACCAtcgaaaagttttaaaatatgcgATCATTATCGGCGTTGTAACGAGATTATTATACAAAAAGCGATCGTTGAACACAAAACATGTTGTTATGCGGAAATTGAAAACGTAACAGATATTTGTGCCGAGTGGAGCACCGCTTTAAATACTGAAAGTGAGTTTTTAAtagcatattttatattttatatcgatAAAAACTTACATCTAACCAAATTATACATTCTTTTCAACTAACATCCTTGTTGCGGTAACTGTTATTAATAAAACCAAATAGAATTATTTCGTTTATATCTTCTTTGTCCtgaatatcaaatttaatttgcttaAAGGAttaattcaatttgaaaaaaaaatgtgtttttgaaaaaaaattatgtcatcTGTTGTTTCTTTGCACTAATCAAATCTCAACCTAATACTGTGACAATCTATAAATAtgtctataattatattttttctcaaaTATTTATCGAATCTACatcgaatatttattacaaattaaatttatttactatatgaTCTAAATATGATCTAAAAACTAAACTGGAAACACTGTTTTTTGGAACGACCATTAGGAAAAATTTCATGTAGCATTTTtaaattagaagcatttttctGTCTACGTTTGCTTTCTATTCTGGGATTtcaattatgttatgttatatagATAAGTTCCATTGTATATTATACACGAATATTAGCAATTAGCATTGGTTGCGGCTTCATTTATGCAGATCATTATCGAATCAAGTCTATAACATGcccaataattaataaacaaataccaAAGCAATGGTGTCAATTGTTATACTAATGAACAAACAAAGCCGTGTTGCGTTTTATAATAacatgatataaatatattgaatagaATAGAGTAATCCCACACTGATGAAATAGCGGCTGCAGCTAGTCTTAATGCCAACTGACTAGGAATTACAAAATTAGACGTAAATCTGGCAAAGCTCCTGCttttagagatttttttttctaatattacaaGTTACCATTTATAAATAACCAAATAAACCCCAAACAAGTACAAAgtatattaaaatcaaacacAATCAACAAAAAGATGAAAGGCGaaataattcaattcaaatttattcaGAAACTCAGCCCTTTTTCCAGGTCgaataagatatatttaatcGTTAAATATCAAAGGAATCAGGAGTGTACCAAACACTTTGATGGCGAACATGTTTGCTTTGATGAATTAGACTAATTTATATGCAGTGTTAATGTAAACGATACATGTTTTCCGTTACTGTTTTGTGATgtataatgttattgttttaacTCTTGTAAACCAAATATGATAATTAAGTAACAACTGTTAATTCTGACTCAAAACATCTTAAATTCATTGATGCAGCTGATGcttgcgacttcgtccgcgtagatggTGGTTTTGTAGaatggtttttaaaaataataagcaagttttgAATTTAAGaatatctcatgtcctattaaAGTCTGGTTTCCGTTTTTGCTcacgttcaaattcaaatttaaatatttttattcaaaatagaatataaaatcacttattgtaagtcaataACTACTACCTATTCCAAAAgaacgcctcagacctgagaagaacgggcgcaacaaactacaACAACAAGCGGGTTTTTTTCCATATAACAATGGtttcaaagtaatatcgtacaatgaaacttattattttatagcctgaggacggtcgctccattcccaatttgtgttatcattaataaagtcattaatgttatagtacgtttaccacacaaacgctttttaacaattcttttgagtaTCGTTATActcttgttttgaacattttccggGATCTAGATGtgcatatatgtatatacatcgccccacaatagACTTatttactcgacttagccgagtagtaagtACGCTTAAGTAAACTTATAAGTTTATGTGTTTTCCTAgtgttagcattatggttatgacactttctagcaaattcacttatgtgcttatgtacatacattatattatcaagaatatattattgaaaagcaacagtgaagatgttaatttcttcaaaatttGTTCTCAATGATTCTTAAGGACCTAGGCTATAAATAAAGCGATTAATTGTCTATCTTGattatctttttaaccgagTATGCTGCAACACTAATTCATTTCgccaatatttaaatatgggGGCCATTGTGATTTAGAATCCAGAGTAacgccaagaaatatagcagattccaccggtttttaACCTCtccgttaaaaaaaaaacacttgcaccaacatttttgacatttggtacggaaaaatttatatattttgttttcttgctatttaaccaaaggttattagcgctaaaccagtatatgatgtcagatagaatatcgctTACTTCCTCATATAtaacttggtttcttttcactttaaatatcagtgaagtgtcgtccgcaaacaataccaccttctgtttttttccataaaattaggaagttcatttatatagataaggaagaggaacggttcAAGAAGATACCCTTGtgatactgagaggagtcccaggagatctcctgacATTCACATCATCCATCTGAATTCTATtttttagatatgaaatcagaaaaTCGAGCGCTGTTACTTTTATGCCTTCGTGACATAgtttcctgaccagcgttgaatgttgaacacaatcaaaagccttagataaatcttAGAAGATGctgttgttgaacgtcccctagtaaagccaaattattgtttcatatgaagtaacttatgagagttaaagtaagtaagcatttggcttaaaattatttttgtcaaAGTTTTACTAAAGTTCAGTAAAAttgacacaggacgatagttagtCGGGTCAGAAGTGCATCctgacttaaatattggtgtaattttattatgtttcagaaggtcaagAAACACTCCatgttttatacaattattaaagactattgctAGATAAtcatgacatcaattattgaacttatttaaaagttttaattatttctccagggcttataaaactgaaattgaaaatttgttgaCATTCTCTAGCATTTTCCATAgcaagtgactcagcaacactggtggagaagacaagagTTCCCAACATATtctatgaatcttatttcgaggaagattacTAGGGTAAACTAAACCTACTACTACATCTACATccacgtgaatttcagtttttcacaaatccatttcccaagctctagtctatcgctgtagcaaatttcatctaaatcgtAGCTCCGGCGGCGTAAAATCGTAGCAAACAAACttgcatttacatttataatattactcgTAGTAAGGTTGTTGAACATTCGTTGTCAACTCAGACAGTCAATTAAAATGTATCATCTAATTGAGTGCTAGCTTATTAAGGAAATGGCTGCAAAGCTAATAATAACGACGTATATGGTGATGGCTGAATGttaatgaatttttaaaattgttggTTTAAGTTAGTTGCATTGCAGTAAAAATATCTGAATGGAACATTCGCTTCTCGAGATGTTCTTAATGTTTACTGACGACTGATATTTGCTTTATCATCAGTATACTTATAGTAGAACGACGAGAAAGTAAAACTAAAACTGACTTGGATATTCCAAacgtctggcacaccccagtattagctcatttgacagcgtgcaacgcagagctgttGGAATTGTCAGGGATCCAGTGAACTGTAAGTCATTCGTAGTATTCAgtcgtagagacgttgcttcattgtgtatctatCCACAgtatctatcacggggagtattcccaTGAGcatttgacctgattcctgccgccgaatccacCTTCTCACAACACGCtacaaataataacataatcttcaccatctggatgtgtggcattcccccatagtgcgtttttcaaggacCGTGCTTCCACGtccaaccaagctgtggaatgagcttccttttgcggtgttcccaggacgataagacatgggtgCCTTTAAAGAAAGCGCGTAGACTTTTCTTAGCCAGCAACGCTCCAGTATTTTCTCTAGTGTTGCAGAGACGATATATAGATGTGGGTgacggtgatcatttaacatcaggaGACCCGTACGCGTTTCATCGTCCTCCTCTTCACAACACAACAAATAGAGAGAAAATCTACAAGAATTTGGGAAATGAATATTTACCAACGCAAAGAAGTAGAAAGGTCATGAATGATAACAAATGGACGGGAGGAGACACACGATAATAATTTCgtataaatatgaaatgcaAAACAATAAAGGCTTAAACGTGCATAGCGCACAGGCAAACTTGTGGCTACGACTAACAGAAGATATAAAACTCCATAATAGGGTCCTCAATCAATAACAGGCAAAGCTATTACAACAAAAATACATCTTATAATTGCACTAAAACAGATTGCAGGTGCTAATCGATATAAAAGTGTTCTctaggtaataaaataacttgTGATTCATTGTCTAGTGATCCTTTGTCCACAGCTGAGTGCGAGATGTCATTATCGGACGCTGTTATTGAAAAACTTGTTACTCTTGTTTATTTCTTACTACTCCACTTTATCTGTTGTTTCTAGAGTTCCTACTAATATCGTGAGATTATTGTCGATTGATTAAATATGTGCCATTAAATGATAATTGATGAATTTTAAATACCTTTGTTTAATAtcgttaaaataataaagagtaAGTTACGAAACGAGCAGATAAACCAGCTGATGTTAAATAGTATCGTGTGCCCATAACAGTGACGTTAAGATGCGAGTAGTGACACACTAAAATTACTAAGGCGTAGCATACCGTGACTTGACTCTGATCGCATTAAACTCTAATGTGCCAGTGTATATTGTATACATTAGCACTGAGTTAacacaattcataaaaaacttaaataatgagTCCGAACTGTTACTTATGCTTATAGCAATTAAAggaattataatttattcagtTACAGTGTGTTGttcattgtttatattatatatgggcCTTAttagaaagctcatggtcgctcagagggcaatggagagggctatgctcggagtttccctgcgaaattgaatcagaaatgaggagatccgtaggagaaccacagttaccgacatagtccaaatcaTTGCAACTGaattggcagtgggcagggcacatagtacGACAGACGGATGGCCGTTGGGGGAGTAAAGTCcacgaatggtgaccacgtaccggaagacgcagtgttggtaggatggacacaagatggaccaacgatctggtcaagatcgccggaaatctttggaggagacctttgtccagcaatgaacgtcttccggctgatggtgatgatggtggtgatatattatgtttgtgatTGATTCATTATTTGTCTTTATATTCACCCACCACCAAGATACGGTACAAGGCGACATTcattatatcaaataaaattgtcatcGAGCGAGTCTCCCTTAGTGGACTCGACTTTTCCTCAACGAGAGTTACATACCCGAGCAAACGGCTCAGTCACATTCATACAGTCCTCCTAGTTGGCCTAAAGAAacttaaaattgattttaatttcttGACACAAACcaaaacttacagctaaattGAAACCATGGGACTATTTGGTAAGATCTCGAGAACCCGAATTTAGTCGAGCTGTCATGAATAAAACAAGATATCACTGCAACAGTATAATAAAAtccaactaaaataatattattatcacaacAGTAAATATTGACTAGAATATGTAAACTCAACAAATCTTTTCATGTTGTATATAGTAACGGCGATTTTACATAACCCACTTTTAGGGAATTTTAAGTAGGGCCATTCGTTATATACaccgttattttttaaataccaaGTAAGCTGGCTTATCAGTTACCATTATTGAACATATGAAGAAAAATAACAAACGCTTTCAAAAAATTAtcctaagaaaataataaatcattgacaaTTTTCAATGACTTCATTTGTGTGCGTGTGGATGTGCACATACAAAAGAACCAAGTAAATAAGTGTTCAATTCACAATGCTATTTATAAATCGCAATCATAACTTCGAGTCTCCGGTCCCTTTCCTGGCTCCGATTTCGCCGATAAACGATACATAGTATTTTTGTGTTGTGAGTACTAGGTCCATAATTTTAAGCAGGATTTTCATTATTCTGAAATTCACGgcattaatttgtaattaaaaaattatgatgtaATGTTGCTTAGAAATACTATAATTTTCTCGATTTATCTtctatctaaaaaaaattaagactaCATACAAAGCTACATATTACATAAACAGGAGACCACTAATATCATTTACTAAATATAAGCATAATACGTTAATTTTTCACGTCAGCTTTAGTTAATATTCAAGTAATAAGACTATGACTATAAATACAACGATTTCTTATACCTAACTTGCCGGTGACAATATTGAGAGTGATTTAGGAGATGACCACAAAATTAAGATCAGATAAGATTTTTGAAGTCAAGATAAATGAGATCCAGGTTCCGTTTCAAACGGAAGTGATGCAATACACATAACAATGAGCTAAAATCTCAGCAAGATATAAAAAATCATCTTTTACATCCCAGCTAACGTAGAAGATGATCTCAAAGCAAGTTTAAGTGGTCacgaaatttttgtatttaacaataagatAGGAGTTCGTTTATACTGCAAGGCTTATCACAGCATTCACTGACGACAAATTGTCGTTTTCCCCGGGATAATCCATGGGCCTTGTGAGGAGTTACCAGTGGCCAACCTAGCGGATTGTCCTGCTCCTTGTAGTAAGGTGGGAGGATTGAATCTGTtggaaaaaatgtaaaaaatattatactttaatatttgGTTAGTTATTAGGGATATGTACGAATTTTCCCGTTACAAAAACTGTAATAGTTTcgtttaaatagaaaaatgagATTCACTTTCAAAACATTTCACATGCAAACATACattgtcaataataatttaacagtaATTACGCAATggattatttagtttttgtagTCTGTAATGTTGCTTTACCCAAGCCCAGTAATTGATAGAATTAATGCCCCTGAAATCAAGACGTAAAATTAAAAAGAGAACTTAAGTCTCCTTTGGAAATAAAACCAACCAAAAATGATTCGAAGTGTATAAAAAATCATACTTCAAGAATAACTACATTTTAATAAAGGTACGATTATGGTATCTGTTAATGAAATCCATAAGGAATTGACAAAAGTCCTCAAATTATATAGGCTTGCTAATATTGGATGTAGAACTAATGAATGACACCACAGATGACAACCGGACCTTTCAAAAGCTTCGAGTTTTACCGAGCGCCGAATTGTGACGCTTAAAACCAACAAGATAACAGAATCTTCAAATAGATCTGACGACGAGGTCGGAAGATGGTCCTTGTATAAAATTACTCATTTATTAAACATGTAGGATAAAATCTAAGCGATTTCATGCTTGTTATAATTCTAATCCCACGTTATAACATAGCTACTTACTTGAATCGTCTAAATGATTTGATTGTCCTTAACAAGTTTCCATTCAAGTTCGTCGTGTTaagtaaaaaacatttatacCAAAAGAATACCGCCTTCAAACATATATTTCGAATAATTTCCAAGTTGGTTGTTTTTCTATCAATGAGGCCAATAAGTTTCACATTAGCATTACATTATGCATATACATATCCAATAggataatagaataataatcctattcctattataatattataaatgtgaaagtttgtatgtctggatgtatgtttgaacttctttaacgcaaaaactactgattggattttgatgaaactctacaataatatagcttacacaccagaataacacataagctatttattatttataaaactatcgcgtgaattatactttatatggcaaaacaacgtttgccgggtcagctagttgttatatatatcttttaaatactGCGTTTCAAAAGTAAAGCAACTCTGTATTCTTACTATACATAGATCCTCCGTCCCGCTTCTCTGACATCGGTTCATCAAAGCAAAGTAACGCCAGAGCCCTCGCTAAAGTTCTGCCGCAGTAGACCTGGGGAGCCGTATCTTGTAGAGCAAATCCACCGCCGATGTGGCAACAGCACGTGGACACTAGCGCCACCAGCACAACAATTGCTACTTTGAACTGCATCTGTACAATCATGAATTGCAAgtcatttttatgatattacaaTGATAAGCATAAAAAGGGTATAAGACTCGAGGGTTACCTCAAGTAATGACCGCTAGACTTGCTCTCTTCTAGGACCCACGAATTGTCACacgaatgttgtttttttaagcgAAAAGTAAGAaattgccgccgaattccagcttcgcacgacacttcacaagttaggatatcatcctcaccatctggatgtgtggcggtcctccacagtgcggttttcaaggagctttcttccacgtattacaaagctgtggaatgaacttccttgtgcggtgtttccgggacgatacgacatgggcaccttcaaaaaaaccgcgtagaccttccttaaagaccggcaacgctcctgtgagtcctctggtgttgcaagagattgtgggcggcggtgatcacttaacaacaacccgtacgctcgtttgtcctcctattccataaaaaaaaatgtaaagtgATACGTGCTGGCTATGACAtggcagtaccactcaggattacataagatgtctcattaGCCCAAAATTTTCGCGCTCTTCAATCCGAAACAATAGTGTCTGTAGACTACTACTGaacggcagaaaaaagcgctGCTGTGGTGGCATATTTTGCTAaagagcttcccactggtaaagttggAGGGTGTACTAGCTACATACTGAAACCGCCATAACAATCTGGGCGTCGATGATCACTTACTATGACGTAACCCGTTACTCCGAACTTTCGACCTCCGATAGTTACTATAAAAGAACTGTTTTGAAACCAGCTTTAACTGTCAACACTTTACTCGTCCTCCTACactaaaaaaaacagttttgaaACCAgcttgttttttaatttaatttaacaactGTGAAAGtgcattttttttagatatccggtaataaagataatattttctttttctatatCGCACTAAATGCTCAAAATCATATATCACCAAATACTccttaacttaataatataacgTCTGATCTAAAATATAATCCAATAAACTTACTTTGCTTCGAAGTGTATCGGAGGAGCTAACACGTCGGAATGTGAGGTGACGTATCAGCCTTCCTGTTTTATACCTCTCGGGAGGGTTTGTTATTCAATCTGTCTGGATCACCAGGTAATTGCTTAATGAGATTGAAAATCGACTTTGATAACTTAATGTTAGTTTCTAGGAACACGCACGAAAATATTAATCACAttaattaaaaacgtttttgttaaaatattttgtttggcGTCGATTAAGCGCGTAGTCATTAATAGATGGGCGTTTCGCTCTGGATGGTACGTTATAACACAGGCCTTTTAATGCACAAAATGGCcgacatataaatataaaacggtATAATATCTCGCACGATGGTACAAAAATCCTTTAACTCTGGGggaagcgcaggaccgatcgtcgtggacatctttgggggatgcctttgtccagcagtgggcgtcttccggctgattaaGAAGAGGAGGACTGCTGAAATGACTAATCTGATCCTCAACGACAGTATCTATCCATAACAATGACAATTTGACCGGAAAATACTGCAACTggtttatacaaaacaaaacaaatgctTAGATACAACTAGATTAACAATATTACAACACCAAGAATACTGCTGATccatttataatattctattagAAACTGTGTAACGAATTGAGAGCCAGTATTAGAACAGGGTTGTGAGCAACTAAAGTCAGTTAAATTTGGATATGCTAAAAGATGCATATGATTAAATTGAATGCGGTGGAAATACGACAATTTTGTTAGATGTGCGGTGTTATTTAAGCCGCAGGAATAAGAATGAGCTACGTGCAATCACTGAACTGATTCAAGAGATTATTGGAGAAGATGGAACGAAACGATCCACCGCGTCAGATACATTTTACAGACAGAAAAGTTACATTAGGCATGTTGCTACTCACTGCAATAAAATAACGTAAAATGCTTAGGCAGAATTGAATATTGTACCTACGTAGGTACACTTTGAATTATCGTTTTATTTCGTGGCGCTTCATTGTgagatattaataaatacaggAGGTACATTTAATGTCCGTAATCTTAAGATGCTATGAAGAGCAATAGGGAATCCCTAAGCTTTTTATTCAGGTCTCACATATCTGAAGAGCTAAAGGGAATCGATGGCTAGTCCACGCGTTAATCACGTAAACGGACGCTACGTGCGGTGGCTGGACGATCCCGCCGTTGAGGGCTCTGGctttattgtttaaattgaagttatttattacttacacaATACACAGTATTCACAGTTAGGTAACATAAATTATCTATCaatctactttaaaaaaaatgcttgcGTACAAAGTTCACATGtgagaagtgaaacctgcattgtgcatgaatctctaaactgcatatgaagtcctggtacatgttgctaggatgacacatgatttcaaccgctatgaaagacattactaacaccgctaccatatttatgttctcctgatgtctatgcagttataagtcgtgcgtatgacataagaatatattaacgtttacctactcgcgtcatacataaaaatataatagtatgcatatttctgtctcattctttgccggcttcatcctacacatttttgtatttgtgtctcttacctgtcgtttttccgttgcatccggtttgaaatcacaacgattctaaagaagtttcacttcaataacaaattgtttagatttaaaagagcaacatctcaagtcaatttcctaatatgcaaatattgggattgagcaggttatcaactgtaaagtagatcatgtagatgacagtagagccacaacctgagttgaacaaggcatatcaacatttatgaacgatatgtttgtcgaacggttggctcagtgtaAGAGCGCACGCACGGAGCGCGAGAGGTCGCGTCTTCGAGTCAAGCATCATATTAATActtatacttacataatatataatactagctgaaccagcaaacgttgtattgccgatattaaaatcgcgatacaaaagtaactgttgatcgtagatgggtgaaaatttgttgtatgtatttttaatgctgactcataatcaaacaaaattaatgtcaaaaaaattaaaaaaaaatcgtgtggactacctttaacatttagggggatgaaaaatagatgttgtccgattctcagacctacccaatatgcactcaaaatttcatgagaatcggtcaagccgtttcggaggagttcgctccctcacaccgtgacacgagaattttatatattagatatcttTGAAATCGGTAGTAACTTTATCTTTTCATTTAGACATCGTGCCTCGATTAATGCATTCACAGCGTTATACTCAGTACTTAGTTCTTGaggttttttatgatatatttacaCTTAGTAGGTTTAGTAATATATTGCTGACTATCGAGTGTTTAAGACTGAGAGTAAACAATATAATCTctaataaaagatatttatatatttaaatatgtacttGAAATATTTAAGACCCCTAAATTTTATCCATGCATACTCCTTAAgaatagttataaaattattgccAAAGCAAATGAAATCATTCacaaacataaaagaaaaataatcttACAAATATTCATAAAGAACCTTAGTAGAATATTCCAGAGAGTCATCCTTTATTTTAATGCGTCAACCTATCGAATGGCAACTAGGTCGCACCGATCCACCGGAGCCATCAGGCGGGGTGAAGCGAACCGGAACATTGGAAACGACAATGACATGCCCTAAACGATTTGATTTTTAGTTAGACGCTTCATTTGCAAGTCTATTCTCTATCGGATGCCTCTTGAACATTTAATGATTCGGACGTGGTTAATGGATGggaaaattatt
This genomic interval carries:
- the LOC126977031 gene encoding bombyxin A-1 homolog, which gives rise to MQFKVAIVVLVALVSTCCCHIGGGFALQDTAPQVYCGRTLARALALLCFDEPMSEKRDGGSMYNSILPPYYKEQDNPLGWPLVTPHKAHGLSRGKRQFVVSECCDKPCSINELLSYC